In a single window of the Candidatus Binatia bacterium genome:
- a CDS encoding ABC transporter ATP-binding protein produces MTAVIETTNLTKRYRDLIAVNALSFGVEQGEIFGFLGPNGAGKTTTILTLLGLTEPTAGEARVCGFDPKRQPLEVKKRVGYLPENPGFYEDLSGRENLLYIARLNRIPEKEARDKIDRLLEQVGLSSDGDRNVREYSRGMKQRLGIAEVLVKEPQVLILDEPTLGLDPDGAVRILELITGLNRERGLTVLLSSHLLHQVQQMCHRVGIIVKGKMIVQGEVDKLGSAMFEERQWNFLIEVDGRADGIENELRSLPGVAAIEQRSRGWFLRCTQDVRREVVSLVLRKGLALLQLRTEDTTLEEIYLKYFRET; encoded by the coding sequence ATGACCGCAGTTATCGAAACCACCAATCTTACTAAGCGCTATCGCGACCTGATCGCCGTCAACGCCCTCAGCTTCGGCGTCGAGCAAGGCGAGATTTTCGGATTCCTCGGGCCGAACGGCGCCGGCAAGACGACGACGATCCTGACGCTCCTGGGCCTGACCGAGCCTACCGCCGGGGAGGCTCGGGTTTGCGGATTCGATCCCAAGCGGCAACCTCTCGAAGTCAAAAAGCGCGTCGGCTACCTGCCGGAAAACCCCGGCTTTTACGAGGATCTCAGCGGCCGGGAGAATCTCCTCTACATCGCCCGGCTGAATCGAATTCCGGAGAAAGAAGCGCGCGACAAAATCGACCGGCTGTTGGAACAGGTAGGTTTGTCGAGCGACGGCGACCGCAACGTGAGGGAGTACTCGCGCGGGATGAAGCAGCGCCTCGGCATCGCCGAGGTCCTGGTCAAAGAGCCGCAGGTGCTCATCCTCGACGAGCCCACGCTGGGGCTCGATCCCGACGGCGCGGTTCGCATCCTTGAACTCATTACGGGTCTCAACCGCGAGCGCGGCCTTACGGTCCTGCTTTCTTCGCATCTGCTGCATCAGGTGCAGCAGATGTGCCATCGCGTGGGCATCATCGTCAAAGGAAAAATGATCGTCCAAGGAGAGGTGGACAAGCTCGGCAGCGCGATGTTTGAAGAGCGCCAGTGGAATTTTCTGATCGAGGTCGATGGACGCGCGGACGGAATCGAAAACGAGCTGCGCTCTCTTCCCGGCGTGGCCGCGATCGAGCAGCGGAGCCGCGGCTGGTTCCTGCGCTGCACCCAAGACGTGCGGCGGGAGGTGGTGTCGTTGGTGTTGCGAAAAGGACTCGCTCTCCTGCAGCTCCGGACTGAAGACACGACTCTGGAAGAAATTTACCTTAAGTACTTTCGAGAGACGTAA
- a CDS encoding ABC transporter permease subunit, whose amino-acid sequence MSVVFWKEIADHFSSRRFMILLAIIVLTGVWAIYASGQSIRQDAENASAAFVFLLLLTSQSGGLLSLATFLGLLGPLVGIMLGFDAISGEYARGTLSRVLSQPIYRDSLINGKFLAGLATVATLWGSILLLVIGLGIALVGFPPNAEELWRMLIYTVVGIVYVGFWLVLAMLFSLLFQRTVTAALGSLALWLFLAIFAPLIAQITANFIVPNPSTPEEMLRQADLAAMIGRISPTTLYEESVHIVLNPTARVLGAALEEQTQGILLTPLALGQSLLLILPQFTTLIALVGVCFGICYIKFMRTEIRA is encoded by the coding sequence ATGAGCGTAGTTTTCTGGAAAGAGATTGCCGACCATTTCAGCAGCCGCCGCTTCATGATTCTCCTGGCCATTATCGTATTGACCGGCGTCTGGGCGATCTACGCTTCCGGGCAGTCGATCCGGCAGGATGCCGAAAACGCTTCGGCCGCGTTTGTTTTTCTTTTGCTCCTGACATCGCAGAGCGGCGGACTTTTGTCGCTCGCTACGTTTCTCGGACTACTCGGTCCGCTGGTGGGCATCATGCTCGGGTTCGACGCCATCAGCGGCGAGTACGCGCGCGGCACGCTCAGCCGGGTGCTCTCGCAGCCGATCTATCGAGACAGTCTGATCAACGGAAAATTCCTCGCCGGACTCGCCACGGTAGCGACCCTTTGGGGTTCCATTTTACTTTTGGTGATAGGGCTGGGCATAGCGCTCGTGGGCTTTCCGCCCAACGCCGAAGAGCTCTGGCGCATGCTGATCTATACCGTCGTGGGAATCGTTTACGTCGGTTTCTGGCTCGTCTTGGCGATGCTTTTCTCGCTGTTGTTCCAGCGGACCGTGACCGCAGCTTTAGGCTCTCTGGCGCTCTGGCTATTCCTTGCAATCTTCGCCCCGCTGATCGCCCAGATTACAGCGAACTTCATCGTTCCCAATCCCTCAACGCCGGAAGAGATGCTGCGTCAGGCCGATCTCGCCGCGATGATCGGCCGCATATCTCCGACCACACTGTACGAAGAATCGGTACATATCGTGCTCAACCCAACGGCGCGGGTATTGGGGGCCGCCCTGGAAGAACAAACTCAGGGAATCCTGCTGACGCCGCTGGCTCTAGGGCAAAGCCTTCTTCTCATTTTGCCGCAGTTCACGACTTTGATCGCGCTTGTCGGCGTCTGCTTCGGCATCTGCTACATCAAGTTTATGCGCACCGAGATTCGGGCCTAA
- the trmL gene encoding tRNA (uridine(34)/cytosine(34)/5-carboxymethylaminomethyluridine(34)-2'-O)-methyltransferase TrmL, whose product MHVVLYHPEIPQNTGSIARLCAATQTPLHLVAPLGFKIDDKHLKRAGLDYWPHVDVRLHDSWEDFLRKHAEGSLLYFSKKAAQSYTQARYRDGDFLVFGQETRGLPQEFLDAHADRTFRIPMMTQAVRSLNLSNAVSIVLYEALRQLEKV is encoded by the coding sequence ATGCATGTGGTTTTGTATCACCCCGAGATTCCGCAAAACACCGGAAGCATCGCGCGGCTTTGCGCGGCGACCCAAACGCCGCTTCATCTCGTGGCGCCGCTCGGATTCAAGATCGACGACAAACATTTGAAGCGCGCCGGCCTGGACTACTGGCCTCACGTGGATGTCCGGCTGCACGATTCGTGGGAAGATTTCCTGCGCAAGCATGCAGAGGGCTCGCTGCTTTACTTTTCAAAAAAAGCCGCCCAGTCCTACACGCAGGCGAGGTACCGGGACGGAGATTTTCTCGTCTTCGGCCAGGAGACGCGCGGCCTGCCCCAAGAATTCCTGGACGCACACGCCGATCGGACGTTTCGTATACCCATGATGACGCAAGCGGTCAGGAGCCTCAATCTCTCCAACGCGGTTTCGATCGTGCTCTACGAGGCCTTAAGACAGCTAGAAAAAGTTTGA
- a CDS encoding NEW3 domain-containing protein yields MALLLFFALFGQPILAAEAQTEKKETAEPSKESFNLILPFKDLTVGQGQEATMDAEVVNRSRQPVEVSLSIDTVPQGWDVNFNSRYPSYPVRTVMVQASDQSNTKSTTLEFKAKVPDNTKPGTYPVKVTAKDTNGPTQYVATVNFRVTSKKVETGGLKLTSQYPVLTTPSGQTLKFTVDLKNETNKPLTASLVAQAPTGWAVRFKPQFGDTQISSIQLKENGTESLSVEIDSPARADAAEHPVTIRARAGAFEASTNVKVTLRGVTDLKMGTASGSVSTSVTAGQKTPVPFLVLNSGTAPIRNLSFITKKPDKWTIDFKPDKINGLDSGKVEEISMEITAPARAIAGDYLISVVANSTDVNKSIDFRVTVATATLWGWIGAAIVGAVVLGLAIVFWRLGRR; encoded by the coding sequence ATGGCTTTGCTTCTATTTTTCGCTCTTTTCGGGCAGCCGATCTTAGCCGCCGAGGCGCAAACTGAGAAGAAAGAAACCGCCGAGCCTTCCAAGGAATCGTTCAACCTGATTCTGCCCTTTAAGGACCTGACCGTCGGGCAAGGGCAAGAGGCAACGATGGATGCGGAGGTGGTCAACCGCTCGCGACAGCCGGTTGAAGTGAGCCTGTCGATCGACACCGTGCCGCAAGGTTGGGACGTCAATTTCAACTCCCGCTATCCGAGTTATCCCGTTCGCACGGTCATGGTGCAGGCAAGCGATCAATCGAATACCAAATCGACCACCCTCGAATTCAAAGCCAAAGTTCCCGACAACACCAAGCCCGGGACCTATCCGGTCAAGGTGACCGCCAAAGATACCAACGGACCGACGCAATACGTCGCCACGGTGAATTTTCGCGTCACCTCGAAGAAAGTCGAGACGGGTGGACTCAAGCTCACGAGCCAATACCCGGTCCTGACGACCCCTTCCGGCCAGACTTTAAAATTCACCGTCGATCTGAAAAATGAGACCAACAAGCCGCTGACCGCCTCTCTTGTCGCGCAGGCGCCGACCGGATGGGCGGTGCGCTTCAAGCCGCAATTCGGCGACACGCAGATCTCTTCGATCCAGCTCAAGGAAAACGGCACCGAAAGCCTGAGCGTCGAGATAGATTCCCCCGCGCGGGCCGACGCGGCCGAGCATCCGGTCACGATCCGGGCGCGCGCGGGCGCTTTCGAGGCATCGACTAATGTTAAAGTCACGCTGCGGGGAGTCACCGACCTGAAGATGGGTACGGCGTCAGGATCGGTCAGTACATCGGTGACGGCGGGACAGAAAACTCCAGTTCCCTTCCTCGTACTCAATAGCGGTACGGCGCCCATCCGCAACCTCAGCTTTATCACGAAAAAGCCCGACAAGTGGACGATCGATTTCAAGCCGGACAAGATTAATGGCCTCGATTCCGGCAAGGTGGAGGAGATCTCGATGGAGATCACGGCTCCCGCGCGTGCCATCGCCGGCGACTACCTCATATCGGTCGTTGCCAATAGCACGGACGTGAACAAGTCCATCGATTTCAGAGTCACCGTCGCGACCGCGACGCTGTGGGGCTGGATCGGCGCGGCGATCGTCGGCGCCGTGGTTTTGGGGCTCGCAATCGTTTTTTGGCGCCTGGGGCGGCGATGA